Proteins encoded by one window of Paraburkholderia sprentiae WSM5005:
- a CDS encoding substrate-binding domain-containing protein, whose amino-acid sequence MRGFLLALACGCVLSVVTMQDLLPAPAPVAPVGGKDFLAEAKRVVDAATRPAAPWSGPRSGPRAQSGKRIAVVAEDLRNGGILGVVDGVLEAAKVVGWSVKIFDSGGAADLRLKMLANALASRPDGLIIAGGDAHALLPGLRPFAERSIPIVGWHVAIQPGPVPGTPVAMNVSTDPLQVARVTALAAIVQSGGHAGVVIFTDNSFRIAQEKADTMAAIVRACSGCTLLEVRDVAISHSQQLMPGTTRALLAHYGSRWTCALAINDIYFDYAVPVLTQAGMPNAAMIMLSAGDGSESAFLRIRTGTFQTGTVADPLNLHGWQMVDEMNRLFAGERVTGYVSPVHLVTADNIAADGGDRLLYDPNNGYRDIYRRIWQRP is encoded by the coding sequence ATGAGGGGCTTCCTTCTGGCATTGGCATGCGGGTGTGTGCTGTCGGTCGTCACGATGCAGGATCTGTTGCCTGCCCCCGCGCCCGTAGCCCCGGTCGGCGGCAAAGACTTCCTTGCCGAGGCGAAGCGAGTGGTCGATGCCGCCACGCGACCCGCCGCACCCTGGAGCGGGCCGCGCAGCGGGCCGCGCGCGCAATCCGGGAAACGCATCGCCGTCGTCGCCGAGGATTTGCGCAACGGCGGCATCCTCGGTGTGGTCGACGGCGTGCTGGAGGCGGCCAAGGTCGTGGGCTGGAGCGTGAAGATATTCGACTCCGGCGGCGCGGCTGACCTGCGGCTGAAGATGCTTGCGAATGCGCTGGCAAGCCGCCCCGACGGTCTGATCATCGCGGGCGGCGACGCACACGCCCTGCTGCCGGGTTTGCGGCCTTTTGCCGAGCGAAGCATTCCGATCGTCGGCTGGCATGTCGCGATTCAGCCCGGACCAGTGCCAGGTACACCCGTCGCGATGAACGTGTCCACGGATCCGCTCCAGGTCGCGCGGGTGACCGCGCTGGCGGCCATCGTGCAGTCCGGCGGGCATGCGGGCGTCGTCATCTTCACCGACAACAGTTTCCGGATTGCACAGGAGAAGGCCGATACGATGGCTGCCATCGTGCGCGCGTGCAGCGGCTGCACCCTGCTCGAAGTGCGCGACGTGGCGATTTCGCACAGCCAGCAACTCATGCCCGGCACCACGCGCGCCCTGCTCGCGCACTACGGCTCGCGCTGGACCTGTGCACTGGCGATCAACGACATCTACTTTGACTATGCCGTCCCGGTGCTAACCCAGGCGGGAATGCCGAACGCTGCAATGATCATGCTGTCGGCCGGCGACGGCAGCGAGTCTGCCTTCCTGCGCATCCGCACGGGCACGTTCCAGACGGGCACCGTGGCCGACCCCCTGAATCTGCACGGATGGCAGATGGTCGACGAAATGAACCGGCTCTTCGCCGGGGAACGCGTCACGGGTTACGTGAGCCCGGTGCATCTCGTGACGGCGGACAACATCGCCGCGGACGGCGGCGATCGTCTACTCTACGACCCTAACAACGGCTATCGCGACATCTACCGTCGGATCTGGCAACGCCCGTGA
- a CDS encoding UxaA family hydrolase produces the protein MSSPVAGKSVESAAVRPVRVIRVDPADDVVIALDQLMSGTVLDGEAVTVSGLIPPGHKVATRDIDEGEAVHRYGQIIGFASQPIRAGQHVHTHNLAMGEFARDYAFSQGVRATVPSTESATFRGIVREDGRVATRNYIGILTSVNCSATVARAIADYFRRDTHPDALAAFPNVDGVVALTHGSGCAIDSEGDGLAILQRTLGGYACHPNFASVLVIGLGCETNQISRLLETQRLKEHDRLRTFTIQDTGGTTLTIAKGIEQVRQMLPDANDVKRETVSASHLTVGLQCGGSDGYSGITANPVLGAAVDLLVRHGGTAILSETPEIYGAEHLLTRRAVTLEVGQRLVDRIRWWEAYAQRQGAQINNNPSAGNKAGGLTTVLEKSLGGIAKAGSTNLIEVYEYAQPVKARGLVFMDTPGYDPVSATGQVAGGANLICFTTGRGSAYGCAPSPSVKLATNTALWQRQSDDMDLNCGEVLEGNTTIKQLGGVLFQLLLDVASGKRSRSEQHGYGQNEFVPWQISAIM, from the coding sequence ATGTCGTCCCCTGTTGCGGGCAAGTCCGTTGAATCGGCCGCGGTTAGACCGGTTCGCGTCATTCGAGTCGATCCAGCTGACGATGTCGTCATCGCCCTCGATCAGCTTATGTCCGGCACGGTGTTGGATGGGGAAGCGGTCACGGTCTCGGGATTGATCCCGCCCGGCCACAAAGTGGCGACACGCGACATCGATGAAGGTGAAGCGGTACACCGCTATGGCCAGATCATCGGCTTTGCGAGTCAGCCGATCCGCGCGGGGCAGCACGTTCACACTCATAACCTTGCGATGGGCGAATTCGCCCGTGACTATGCATTCAGTCAGGGCGTACGTGCCACCGTCCCGTCAACTGAATCCGCGACATTTCGTGGCATTGTGCGTGAAGACGGCCGTGTGGCAACGCGCAATTACATCGGCATCCTTACCTCGGTGAATTGCTCGGCGACGGTCGCGCGAGCCATTGCCGACTATTTCCGCCGCGACACGCATCCTGACGCGCTGGCCGCGTTTCCGAACGTCGATGGCGTCGTCGCGCTCACCCATGGTTCGGGTTGCGCCATCGACTCCGAAGGCGACGGTCTCGCGATCCTCCAGCGCACCCTTGGCGGCTATGCGTGCCATCCCAACTTCGCGAGCGTGCTGGTTATCGGCCTGGGCTGTGAAACGAACCAGATTTCTCGGCTGCTCGAAACCCAGCGGCTCAAAGAACACGACCGGTTGCGAACCTTCACGATTCAGGACACCGGTGGCACGACCCTGACAATTGCAAAGGGTATCGAACAGGTTCGGCAGATGTTGCCCGACGCGAACGACGTTAAGCGGGAAACGGTTTCGGCAAGTCATCTCACCGTCGGCCTTCAATGTGGTGGGTCGGACGGATATTCGGGCATCACGGCCAATCCCGTACTGGGTGCAGCCGTCGATCTGCTCGTGCGGCACGGCGGTACTGCGATTCTGTCGGAGACGCCGGAGATTTATGGCGCCGAGCACTTGTTGACCCGCCGCGCGGTAACGCTCGAAGTGGGACAGAGGCTGGTCGATCGCATCCGGTGGTGGGAAGCGTATGCACAGCGGCAAGGGGCGCAGATCAACAACAATCCGTCGGCGGGCAATAAGGCCGGCGGCTTGACGACCGTCCTCGAGAAATCGTTAGGCGGCATTGCAAAGGCAGGCTCGACGAACCTTATCGAGGTGTACGAATACGCCCAGCCGGTTAAGGCGCGCGGCCTGGTGTTCATGGACACGCCTGGCTACGACCCGGTGTCGGCTACCGGCCAGGTGGCTGGCGGTGCGAACCTGATCTGCTTCACGACAGGACGCGGTTCGGCTTATGGCTGCGCGCCCTCGCCATCGGTCAAGCTCGCGACAAATACCGCACTGTGGCAACGTCAGTCCGACGATATGGACCTGAACTGCGGAGAAGTGCTGGAAGGGAACACAACGATCAAGCAACTCGGCGGAGTGCTGTTCCAACTGCTGCTCGACGTGGCCTCCGGGAAACGTTCCCGCAGTGAGCAGCACGGTTACGGACAAAACGAATTCGTCCCTTGGCAAATCAGCGCAATTATGTGA
- a CDS encoding ATP-binding protein codes for MKLPLPQSLTAQFALVVSCLAALVVMVGATTIYSLAGSAHSIRQLADERLARLADAQDLAQHTLAIERLALQLSRDDTVEAVRETHRHVLEQLASFDSLVDRLASATATDEPGVDALALYRSSQRFRNIVNIEAQVRETALGERAAPASAQRSGVSLANLDDDLRRAADGLAVAAHQQSDYLTRDYREAVQHLAEQADRTRKWVGGGVVVSLLLAWLIAREFLGRHVVTRLRRVSHFLRHGDAGNMQAAVPVQGGDEIADMARAVEQFLEDRRQRRQAEDALKELNAELEARVAQRTAELSAALAGQAAEIVERQHAEEAVRESENFLNNIIENMPDTVFVKDASTQHFVRLNKAAEQLLGYRREELIGRSVHDLFPAGEAEFFALKDRAVLDSRQMIDVPEEPVHTRYGLRVVHTMKIPILDMRGEPQFLLGISRDITEHKRAEEELRRYREHLEDMIRERTAQLAVAKDHADAANQAKSDFLAHMSHELRTPLNGILGYAQILRRDKSLDQRQIDGLTVIQRSGEHLLTLIDDILDMAKIEAGRMELNLSDVPLERFVYFIAETIRVKATEKGLAFACEMAPDLPAAVLVDELRLRQVLLNLLSNAIRFTDVGSVRLSVGFTPSARLRFEVHDTGIGIDEARLDAIFRPFEQVSDARHRLGGTGLGLPISRQLVRLMGGEIHVESRRDAGSVFSFELSVKVVAPPAAAPASERLVSGYEGPRKTVLVVDDVAENRALMVDMLEPLGFVIAEAANGSEALEKARALHPALVLMDVIMPGMDGLEATRRLRQMPEFRELPIVAVSAGASGTDAAQSLAAGANAFLAKPIDFTGLLTQVAALLNVEWNDDATEAGPGQTAVTAAAPFTGTLIAPPPPEIAALHHLARLGDMRAIVQYAAHVTELDERYRPFADHLCRLAKGYRSKAVLSFVEQYLERRQAR; via the coding sequence GTGAAACTCCCGCTCCCACAGTCCCTCACCGCGCAGTTCGCGCTCGTGGTTTCCTGCCTCGCCGCATTGGTGGTCATGGTCGGTGCCACGACCATCTACTCGTTGGCCGGTTCGGCCCACTCTATCCGCCAGCTGGCCGACGAGCGGCTCGCCCGCCTCGCGGATGCGCAGGATCTGGCGCAGCATACGCTGGCGATCGAACGCCTCGCGCTGCAGTTGTCTCGTGACGATACGGTCGAGGCCGTGCGTGAGACGCATCGGCATGTGCTTGAACAGCTGGCATCCTTCGACAGCCTGGTGGACCGCCTCGCCTCCGCGACCGCAACTGACGAGCCAGGTGTCGACGCGCTGGCGCTATATCGTTCGAGCCAGCGCTTTCGCAACATCGTCAACATCGAGGCGCAGGTGCGTGAGACCGCGCTCGGTGAGCGAGCTGCGCCGGCGTCCGCGCAACGATCAGGCGTGTCGTTGGCCAACCTCGACGACGATCTGCGCCGCGCGGCCGATGGCCTCGCTGTCGCGGCTCACCAGCAGTCGGACTATTTGACGCGCGACTACCGCGAAGCAGTCCAGCATCTAGCCGAGCAGGCCGATCGCACCCGCAAATGGGTGGGCGGCGGAGTCGTGGTGAGCCTGCTGCTCGCCTGGCTGATCGCCCGCGAATTCCTGGGGCGCCATGTCGTGACGCGGCTGCGCCGGGTCAGCCACTTCCTGCGGCACGGCGATGCCGGGAATATGCAGGCAGCGGTCCCCGTGCAAGGCGGCGACGAGATTGCCGACATGGCGCGCGCGGTCGAGCAGTTCCTCGAAGACCGGCGCCAGCGCCGCCAGGCCGAGGATGCACTGAAGGAGCTCAACGCCGAACTCGAGGCGCGTGTCGCGCAGCGCACGGCCGAACTCAGTGCGGCGCTGGCGGGCCAGGCGGCCGAGATCGTCGAACGCCAACATGCCGAAGAAGCGGTCAGGGAGAGCGAGAACTTCCTGAACAACATCATCGAAAACATGCCGGACACGGTCTTCGTCAAAGACGCGTCGACGCAGCACTTCGTGCGCCTGAACAAGGCCGCAGAGCAACTGCTCGGCTACCGGCGGGAGGAACTCATCGGCCGGTCGGTTCACGACCTGTTTCCCGCGGGCGAGGCTGAATTCTTCGCGCTGAAGGATCGTGCCGTGCTGGACTCGCGACAGATGATCGACGTGCCGGAGGAGCCGGTTCATACCCGTTATGGGCTGCGCGTCGTTCACACGATGAAGATTCCGATCCTCGATATGCGCGGCGAGCCGCAGTTCCTGCTCGGAATCTCGCGCGACATTACCGAGCACAAGCGTGCCGAAGAGGAATTGCGGCGCTATCGCGAGCACCTGGAAGACATGATCCGCGAACGAACGGCGCAACTGGCCGTTGCCAAGGACCATGCGGATGCGGCCAACCAGGCCAAAAGCGACTTTCTCGCGCACATGAGCCACGAACTGCGCACGCCGCTCAACGGGATTCTCGGCTACGCGCAAATCCTCAGACGCGACAAGAGCCTCGATCAACGACAGATCGACGGGCTCACCGTCATCCAGCGCAGCGGCGAACATCTGCTTACGCTCATTGACGACATCCTCGATATGGCCAAAATCGAGGCCGGCAGAATGGAACTCAATCTCTCCGACGTTCCGCTCGAACGGTTCGTCTACTTCATCGCCGAGACGATTCGGGTGAAGGCAACGGAAAAGGGCCTGGCCTTCGCTTGCGAGATGGCGCCCGACCTGCCCGCGGCGGTGCTGGTGGACGAACTACGGCTGCGCCAGGTGCTGCTCAACCTGCTCTCCAATGCAATCAGATTTACCGACGTGGGGAGCGTGCGTCTTAGCGTCGGGTTCACGCCGTCCGCGCGACTGCGTTTCGAAGTGCACGACACCGGCATCGGCATAGACGAAGCGCGCCTGGACGCGATTTTCAGGCCTTTCGAGCAAGTGAGCGACGCCCGCCACCGGTTGGGCGGCACGGGGCTCGGCCTGCCCATCAGCCGCCAACTCGTGCGTCTGATGGGAGGCGAGATTCATGTCGAGAGCCGGCGCGACGCTGGCAGCGTCTTCTCGTTCGAACTGAGCGTCAAGGTGGTGGCGCCCCCGGCGGCTGCGCCGGCGTCCGAACGGCTCGTCAGCGGCTACGAGGGGCCGCGCAAGACTGTGCTAGTCGTGGATGACGTAGCGGAGAACCGTGCGTTGATGGTGGATATGCTCGAGCCGCTCGGATTCGTCATCGCGGAGGCCGCGAATGGATCAGAAGCACTGGAAAAAGCCAGGGCTCTGCATCCTGCGCTCGTCTTGATGGATGTCATCATGCCCGGGATGGACGGGCTGGAAGCCACGCGTCGCCTGCGCCAGATGCCCGAGTTCCGGGAGTTGCCGATCGTCGCGGTTTCCGCAGGCGCCTCGGGAACCGACGCGGCGCAAAGTCTGGCGGCAGGCGCGAACGCCTTTCTCGCCAAACCGATCGACTTCACTGGGTTATTAACGCAGGTCGCGGCTCTGCTGAATGTCGAGTGGAACGACGACGCGACGGAGGCAGGACCGGGGCAAACGGCTGTTACCGCTGCTGCCCCTTTCACAGGGACCCTGATCGCACCGCCGCCGCCGGAAATCGCAGCGTTGCACCACTTGGCGCGGCTTGGCGACATGCGTGCCATCGTGCAGTACGCCGCGCACGTGACCGAGCTCGACGAGCGCTATCGTCCTTTCGCGGACCACCTGTGCAGGCTGGCGAAGGGATACCGGTCCAAGGCAGTCCTCAGCTTCGTCGAGCAATATCTGGAAAGGAGGCAAGCTCGATGA
- a CDS encoding fumarylacetoacetate hydrolase family protein: MRLVRFGQAGQEHPGVIDSSGAIRDLTGVVDDIDGTTVSPAALAKLSELDLNRLPVVEAGTRLGACIGNVRNLVCIGLNYSDHAAETDTPIPREPVVFNKHTGSISGPNDPVILPADAQKLDWEVELGVVIGKPAWQIDEAAALDHVAGYCLANDVSERAYQLEREGQWTKGKSGFSFAPLGPWLVTRDEVPDPQVLDLWLDVNGTRRQTGNTRTMIFNVAHIVAYLSRFMPLMAGDVIITGTPPGVGLGQKPPIFLKAGDTMTLGGSGLGEQRQKVVPYADSLGAAWGRGEYPLAR; the protein is encoded by the coding sequence ATGCGTCTCGTCCGTTTCGGCCAGGCTGGTCAGGAGCATCCCGGTGTCATCGATTCAAGCGGCGCGATCCGCGATCTGACCGGCGTCGTCGACGACATCGACGGAACGACTGTTTCGCCTGCGGCCCTTGCGAAGCTGAGCGAACTCGATCTGAATCGCCTGCCCGTCGTGGAAGCGGGCACGCGCCTCGGCGCCTGTATCGGCAATGTCCGTAACCTCGTCTGCATTGGTCTGAACTACTCAGATCATGCCGCTGAAACCGATACGCCGATCCCGCGGGAACCGGTCGTGTTCAACAAGCATACGGGTTCGATCAGCGGTCCGAACGATCCCGTCATCTTGCCGGCAGATGCGCAAAAGCTGGATTGGGAGGTCGAACTGGGCGTGGTAATCGGCAAACCGGCCTGGCAGATCGACGAAGCCGCCGCGCTCGATCATGTGGCGGGTTACTGCCTTGCCAATGACGTTTCCGAACGCGCGTATCAGCTCGAACGCGAAGGTCAGTGGACCAAGGGCAAAAGCGGCTTCTCTTTTGCGCCGCTCGGCCCGTGGCTCGTGACGCGTGATGAAGTGCCCGACCCGCAGGTGCTCGACCTGTGGCTCGACGTCAACGGCACCCGTCGTCAGACGGGCAACACACGCACGATGATCTTTAACGTCGCGCATATCGTGGCGTATCTCAGCCGCTTCATGCCACTGATGGCTGGCGACGTCATCATTACCGGGACGCCTCCCGGCGTCGGTCTCGGTCAGAAGCCGCCCATCTTTCTGAAAGCGGGCGACACCATGACCCTCGGCGGCAGCGGACTCGGCGAGCAGCGCCAGAAGGTCGTGCCGTACGCGGATTCGCTTGGCGCGGCATGGGGCCGCGGCGAATATCCGTTGGCAAGATAA
- a CDS encoding ISNCY family transposase — translation MHPATLVTLNMRELDRLKVIQAVVDMGLKPGRAAERLGLTVRQIERLVIRYQESGAAGLASRKRGRQGNRRLDENLAQRALAIIRERYADFGPTLACEKLYECHGIRLARETVRRLMTDTGLWIPRRQRPPKVYQPRARRACLGELIQIDGSDHRWFEERAPACTLLVYVDDATSRLMRLHFTANESTFSYFEATRAYIEHHGKPVALYSDKASVFRSTAASKTGRSVTHFGRAMYELNIDTFCANSSPAKGRVERAHLTLQDRLVKELRLRGISTIVDANAYAPAFIAAYNVRFAKPPKSDFNAHRPLRADESLDLLLTWRETRRVSKSLTVQYDRVMYLLDDTPATRELIHRYIDVWEYPDGRIEIRADDRVLSCRLYDKLADVDQGAVIEHKRLSHALQVAQALQAQRDNRRISGSPSRTNQGQAVRKPKQLSGTKKQREFTQTDINEVVVDLAQRRQPKSSRKPGRRSARAV, via the coding sequence ATGCATCCAGCCACACTGGTGACATTGAACATGCGCGAACTCGACCGGTTGAAGGTGATCCAGGCTGTGGTGGACATGGGGCTGAAGCCCGGACGCGCGGCTGAACGGCTGGGTCTGACTGTGCGGCAGATCGAGCGTCTGGTGATCCGATACCAGGAATCGGGCGCGGCTGGACTGGCCTCGCGCAAGCGTGGCCGCCAGGGTAACCGGCGTCTGGACGAGAATCTGGCCCAGCGGGCGCTGGCGATCATCCGTGAGCGCTACGCCGACTTTGGCCCGACGCTGGCCTGCGAGAAGCTGTACGAGTGCCACGGCATTCGCCTGGCCAGGGAAACGGTCAGACGGCTGATGACGGACACGGGCCTGTGGATACCGCGCCGGCAGCGTCCACCGAAGGTCTACCAGCCGCGTGCGCGGCGCGCATGCCTGGGTGAGCTGATCCAGATCGATGGCAGCGATCATCGCTGGTTCGAGGAACGCGCGCCGGCGTGCACGCTGCTGGTGTACGTCGACGACGCGACGAGCCGGCTGATGCGCCTGCATTTCACGGCGAATGAATCGACCTTCAGTTACTTCGAGGCGACGCGCGCGTATATCGAGCATCATGGCAAGCCGGTCGCGCTGTACAGCGATAAAGCCAGCGTGTTTCGCAGCACGGCAGCCAGCAAGACTGGTCGCAGCGTGACGCACTTCGGCCGCGCAATGTACGAACTGAACATCGATACGTTCTGCGCGAACAGCAGCCCGGCCAAGGGACGTGTCGAGCGCGCGCACCTGACGCTGCAGGACCGCCTTGTGAAGGAGTTGAGACTGCGAGGCATCAGCACGATCGTCGACGCCAACGCCTATGCGCCCGCCTTCATTGCAGCGTATAACGTGCGCTTCGCGAAACCGCCGAAGAGCGACTTCAATGCGCACCGGCCGCTGCGCGCTGACGAGAGTCTGGACCTGCTGCTGACCTGGCGCGAGACGCGTCGCGTATCGAAGTCGCTGACGGTGCAGTACGACCGGGTGATGTACCTGCTGGATGACACGCCGGCGACCCGCGAGCTGATCCACCGGTACATCGACGTGTGGGAGTACCCGGACGGACGCATCGAGATCCGCGCCGATGACAGGGTTCTGTCCTGCAGGCTGTACGACAAGCTGGCTGACGTCGATCAGGGCGCGGTGATTGAGCACAAGAGACTCAGTCACGCGCTGCAGGTCGCCCAGGCGCTGCAGGCGCAGCGCGACAACCGGCGCATCTCCGGCTCCCCTTCCCGAACGAATCAGGGTCAGGCGGTGCGCAAGCCGAAGCAGCTGTCGGGCACGAAGAAGCAGCGCGAATTCACTCAGACCGACATCAACGAAGTGGTCGTGGATCTGGCGCAACGCAGGCAGCCCAAATCATCCAGAAAACCTGGCCGTCGGTCTGCACGTGCTGTCTGA
- a CDS encoding fumarylacetoacetate hydrolase family protein: protein MPLNDRSALPHDLEQAVLVGRAWCPDIAAPRPVAVIGGELVDVSSFALTTSTLLEQPEIDLRLKEAAANLPRLATLDLVLANSAFDRRDPSTPWLLAPCDLQAVKASGVTFVESLLERVIEERSGGDASRADEVRARVMSVLGDRLASVRPGSAEAGAVRQVLIQEGMWSQYLEVGIGPDAEIFTKAQPMSAVGTGSEIGIHENSQWNNPEPEVVLAVTSRAEIVGAALGNDVNLRDFEGRSALLLGKAKDNNASASIGPFIRLFDSTFGLDDVRAAELSLRVEGTDGYVLTGASSMKRISRDPSELVAQAMGAHHQYPDGMMLYLGTLFAPTADRSVPGQGFTHQIGDTVTISSPRFGALVNTVNYSNRIAPWEFGVGALLASILRRHTGQAKS, encoded by the coding sequence ATGCCATTGAATGACCGCTCCGCGTTGCCTCACGATCTGGAGCAGGCTGTGCTCGTGGGGCGCGCGTGGTGTCCCGATATCGCCGCGCCGCGTCCTGTCGCTGTTATCGGTGGCGAACTGGTGGATGTGTCGTCGTTCGCGCTGACGACCAGCACGCTGCTTGAGCAGCCAGAAATCGACCTTCGGCTGAAGGAGGCCGCTGCGAACCTGCCGAGACTTGCGACACTGGACCTGGTTCTTGCCAATTCCGCCTTCGATCGACGCGATCCGTCCACTCCCTGGCTCCTCGCGCCATGTGACCTTCAGGCGGTCAAGGCGAGTGGTGTGACGTTTGTCGAAAGCCTTCTGGAGCGGGTGATCGAGGAGCGCTCGGGAGGCGACGCGAGCCGGGCCGATGAAGTGCGCGCGCGTGTCATGTCCGTGCTGGGCGATCGGCTCGCAAGCGTTCGCCCAGGATCTGCGGAAGCCGGGGCGGTGCGACAGGTGCTTATTCAGGAAGGAATGTGGTCGCAGTATCTGGAGGTCGGCATCGGTCCGGATGCGGAGATTTTCACGAAAGCGCAGCCCATGTCCGCCGTCGGCACCGGCAGCGAAATCGGCATTCATGAAAATTCGCAGTGGAATAACCCGGAGCCAGAAGTCGTGCTGGCGGTGACCAGCCGGGCCGAAATCGTCGGCGCCGCGCTTGGGAACGACGTCAATCTTCGGGACTTCGAAGGCCGCAGTGCACTGCTGCTCGGCAAGGCGAAGGATAACAACGCATCGGCCTCCATTGGCCCGTTCATTCGCCTCTTCGACAGTACATTCGGTCTCGATGATGTACGGGCTGCGGAGCTTTCGCTGCGTGTAGAAGGAACAGATGGCTATGTTCTGACCGGGGCGAGTTCCATGAAACGCATCAGCCGGGACCCGTCAGAACTCGTTGCGCAAGCGATGGGCGCTCACCATCAATACCCGGACGGCATGATGCTTTATCTCGGAACACTGTTTGCACCGACTGCGGATCGTAGCGTGCCAGGGCAAGGATTCACGCATCAGATCGGCGATACGGTGACGATATCGAGCCCGCGATTCGGTGCGCTTGTCAACACGGTCAACTATTCGAATCGCATTGCGCCGTGGGAGTTTGGGGTCGGCGCGTTGCTCGCTAGCATTCTTCGCCGGCATACGGGGCAAGCGAAGTCGTAG
- a CDS encoding response regulator gives MIRILIADDHAIVRGGLRQIIATTSDIVVAAEAAQGSEVVDKLRSCAVDLLLLDMTMPGISGVDLIRRVRAEQPSLPVLVLSIHDEAQVASRALRAGATGYLTKDSDPELLLAAIRKLMDGGRFIDPKLVDAMVFETQRGDVPPHEVLSDREFQVLQMLAAGKTINEIADACALSAKTISTHKMRLMQKLGLSNNAEVIRYAIRHGLVIE, from the coding sequence ATGATCAGGATACTCATCGCAGACGATCATGCGATCGTGCGTGGCGGACTCAGGCAGATCATCGCAACCACGAGCGATATCGTCGTAGCGGCCGAAGCGGCGCAAGGCTCGGAAGTGGTCGACAAGCTGCGCTCATGCGCCGTCGATCTGCTGCTGCTCGACATGACGATGCCCGGCATCAGCGGCGTCGACCTGATTCGGCGTGTGCGCGCCGAGCAGCCTTCGCTACCCGTGCTGGTGCTGAGCATTCACGACGAAGCCCAGGTCGCGTCGCGCGCTTTGCGCGCGGGTGCAACCGGCTATCTGACCAAGGACAGCGACCCGGAACTGCTGCTCGCTGCGATCCGCAAGCTCATGGACGGCGGCCGCTTCATCGATCCGAAGCTCGTCGATGCGATGGTCTTCGAAACACAGCGCGGCGACGTGCCGCCGCATGAAGTGCTGTCGGACCGCGAATTCCAGGTGCTGCAGATGCTAGCGGCGGGCAAGACCATCAACGAAATCGCCGACGCATGCGCGCTCAGCGCTAAAACGATCAGTACACACAAGATGCGACTGATGCAGAAACTGGGGCTTTCAAACAATGCCGAGGTGATCCGCTACGCGATCCGGCACGGGTTGGTGATCGAGTAG